The genomic window AGGTTCTGAATCCTTGCGAGTGGACCCAGGCGCAACGCTGGTGGTGAACGACCGGTTGAGTGACGTTGGCCTAACAAATGCGGGCCGGGCGGAGTTAGCGTACGCCGAATTCCGGAACAGCCTCACGGGAATCATCAATCTGGAAGGCGCGACGCTGACCTTTGCTGATTCGGCTGCGAGGATTTGGCGGGGGACGGGGCAGGCAGCGGTAGGCGAACCGGTGCTGGTGAACAGAGGAACGGTTGTGAACCGGAGTTTCTTGGAGATCGCCGGGGAGGTCGCCAATCAAGGAACGGTGGACAACACAGCGGGCTACGCGGTGCTGCTCGGCGGATTCGACGGGTGGACGGCCCCGGGTCTTGTGACGGGATCCGGCCCGTGGCAAGGGAGTGGCGACCATGCTCTGTGGGCAGAGGTTGAGCAACCAACAGCGTTTGACCAAGATCAATTCGACCGGGAGAGCTATAACTGGTATTTGGGCGCTTTGAGCGAGGAATGTCAAGCCGCGCTGGCTCTCACGGTCGATCCGCCTGCGAGGGAATTGCCGTATTCTGACGGCGTTTACTGGAACATGGTCGCGTCGCAGGGCGCGCAGGGCGTGGCGACGGCGCCTGCCTCCTGCGTTTCGGAGGAACAGAGATACGAATTCGACCATTGGGGCTGGAATGCGGGCGGCCTAGATTTCGAGCCCGTGTCGGATTCACCGCAGTACACCTTTAGCGTGGAGCGAGGGGTACGTCTGTTCGCGTTCTACCGGGTGGCGGGCTCGGACCCGTCGCCGTCGGCTCCTCCCGGCCCTTCCGCGCCCGGGCCAAGTCCGTCGCAGGGCGCCGGCGGTCCCACGCCGAGTCAGTCCGTGGCGCCGGCCGAATCCGAGTTGACCGAGGCGAACAGGGACGGTCTTGGTGTGCCGTCCACGGCTCCGCGCGGGTCAGAAATAGCAATCGCAATTGAAGGAGCGCGTGCCGGCGAGCGGGTGAGCGTCTACTTGTTCTCCGACCCGGTGCTTTTGGGTCAGCCGACAGTCGCGGACAACGGCACTGTTGAGGTGGCTTTGCCGGCCTCGATTTCCGGTGACCGCCACCGGATCGCGGTCTACGCGGCAGATGGGTCCCTGATTGGCTGGGACTGGATCACACTGACAGGCGGCGGGAGCGGCGGCCCCAGTGCGTCGGCGTCTGGGAGCGGCACCGCGCTGCCGGTCTCCGGAGCTTCAGTGTTGCCGTTGTCCTTGCTGGGCGTCCTCTTGATTGGCGGGGGCGCGGGGCTGGTCTGCCGCCGCCGAGCTCTCATGCGCTGACCGCGTTACGCCAGACAGGACCGGCCCCGGGCTGAATTCGGGGTTTGGATGGGCGCTCGCGCATTGGCGCGGGCGGGTTGCGGGAACGCGAGGTCCATGGTTGGCGATCGACCGACCCACCTGGCGCCGGGGTTCGGCCGCGTCGACCAGAGCTGCGAGCGAGGCGGCGGGGGTGGCGGGGACCGCAACGACTCGGCGGCGGGGTTGTAGGGGACCGACAAGGAATCCAGGCGGGGCCGGATGAAGAGGCATGGAAGGCAAGCGGCGCTTAGGCTCTAGTCAACAAAGCCGCCTCTGGGCGGCGTCCGCTCTGACCAGACCGAGGAACACGTTTGACAGCCACCATGCCGCCCCGGACGGCCGCCGCCGAATCAGCGCCGGGCCGCACCCGGAAGCTGCTGACCGCCCATGCAGAGAGGATGGCGGAAGCGGTGGACCGGCCGGAGGAGGGGGCGCGGGCGAAGCAGCACGCGCGCGGCAGGCTCACGGCCCGCGAACGGATTGCGTACCTGTTGGACGAGGGTTCGTTCATCGAACTGGACGCCTTGGTGGAACACCAATCGCAGGCGTTCGGGTTGGACGGAAAACGAATCCCCGGGGACGGGGTGGTCACCGGCTACGGGACTGTGGACGGGCGTCAAGTGTGCGTGTTCGCGCAGGACTTCACGGTTTTCGGCGGGTCGCTGGGGGAGGCGCACGGCGCGAAGATCGCCAAGGTTCAGGACATGGCGTTGCGGTTGGGGGTGCCGATCATCGGGATCTCGGACGGCGGCGGGGCGCGCATTCAGGAGGGCGTGGCCGGGCTGACCCAGTTCGCGGAAATGTTCCGGCGCAACGTGGCGGCGTCCGGGGTGATCCCGCAGCTCTCGTTGATTCTGGGGCCGTCCGCCGGCGGCGCGGTTTACAGCCCCGCGCTGACCGACTTCATCGTGATGGCCAAGGACACCAGCCACATGTTCATCACCGGGCCGGATGTAATCAAGACGGTGTTGGGCGAGGACGTGACCTTCGAGGAATTGGGGGGAGCGGAGACGCACACCACCAAGTCCGGGGTGGCCCATTATGCGGGCGAAGACGAACATGACGCCATCGACTTCGTCAGGAACTTGCTCAGCTACCTGCCGCCGAACAATCTGACCGATGCTCCGAGTTACGCGGCGCCGGACCAGACGGTGCCGCTCGATCCGGCTCCCACTGCGGACGATCTGGCGCTGGACGGGCTCATCCCCGATCTGGACAACCGCCCCTACGACATGCACCAGGTGATGGAGGCGGTCCTCGACTACGGCGAATACCTGGAGCTCCAAGGCTCTTACGCGCCGAACGTGATCACGGCTTTCGGGCGGGTCGAGGGCCGGTCGGTCGGGGTGGTGGCCAACCAGCCGCTGGCCATGGCGGGGACGCTGGACATCGCGGCATCGGAGAAGGCGGCGCGGTTTGTGCGCACCTGCGACGCGTTCGGCATCCCGGTGCTGACGTTGGTGGACGTGCCCGGCTTCCTGCCGGGAACGGGCCAAGAATGGGACGGGATCATCCGCCGCGGCGCCAAGCTGATCTACGCCTACGCCGAGGCGACCGTGCCCCTGGTGACTGTCATCACCCGCAAGGCCTACGGCGGCGCCTACATTGTCATGGGGTCCAAGAAACTCGGCGCGGACATCAACCTGGCGTGGCCGTCCGCCCAGATCGCGGTCATGGGCGCGGAAGGTGCCGTCAACATTTTGCACCGGCGGCCTTTGGCCCAGGCGGCGGCCGAGGGCCGGGAGGCGGAAGAACGCGCCCGCCTGGTCGCCGAATACGAGGAAGCGCTGGTCAGCCCCTACGAGGCCGCCAAACGCGGCTACCTCGACGCTGTCATCCAACCGCATCAGACCCGCTTCCAGGTGACCGCCGCTTTGCGGGCGTTGCGCACCAAACGGGTCGCCACGCAACCCAAGAAACACGGGAACGAGCCACTATGACACCGCAGCTGAGCATTGTCCGGGGCGCCGCCACACCCGAGGAGTTGGCCGCGTTGACCGCCTCTTTGGCCGTTTTAGCCGGACAGTTTCAGGCCTCACAGGTGCCCGATGCCGTCCATCCGCCCGCCCGAATCACGCCAGGCGGCGTCGTGGCAGGCCGGGCGTCGGCTCCCCGCGCCGGCGGCGGCGCCTCCGCGTGGAAGCGACAGGCGGCGGGCTGGCAGACGCCCAGCCGCTTTGGGACCTGGCCTTTCGCCTGAGACCCTCCTCCTTGCGCCTGGACGCCATCATGCGCCAGAGCGCTGGGCCGACAGCCCAGCGCGCGGCTTTGTCAGGGCCGTCTTCAAGCATTCAGATGTCAAGGAAAGCGAAAGGGGCGCGTCCTTGCGGACGCGCCCCTTTGAATGAGCCGGGGAGCGGTTAGTTTCGCTGCAGGATGGCCAGCCACCGCAGGATCTGAATGTAAAGGAAGATCAGGTCCAGCAACAGGCCAAAGGCGGCTGTCCAGGCGTATTTCGCCGGTGCCCCCGACTCGACGCCGCGTTTGATGAAGTCGAACGATTCGACCAGGCAGTAGGCGCCCATGAGGATGACGATTGGGCCAATGATCGCGCCCAGAGGAATACCGAAGACCTCGATCGACGTGTCCAGACCGAACATGCTTTGGTTGATGCCGGTCCAAACCAGCGTCGCGTTGACCAGCATGTAGAGCAGGTACGCGAGCAGGCCGATCGAGACTATGCGGGAGAACTTGCCGGAGGCTCGCACCTTGCCGCTGGCGAACAGCGCCAGAGTGATGCCGAAGACCGCCATTGTCGCCAAGACGGCTTGCATGACGATCCCGCTCCAGACTGAGTTATAGACCATCGAAACGCCGCCCACGAAAACGCCTTGGCAGATGGCGTACACCGTGATCAGCACTGGGCTGGGCTCCCGCTTCAAGGCGTTGACGAAGCCCAAGACGAACCCGATGATGCCGCACAGGTAGAACATTGCGGGGAAGGCGGGCGTGAACAGCCACCCGACCGTGGCGCCGACCAACATCACTGCCAACATGCCCACAGACTTGATGAGCACGTCGTCATACGTCATGCGGCCGGTGTCGACCGGGCTTGCCGAGGGGGCGGCGTACATGGCGCTCAATTGCGCGGCGGATGCGGTGGTGCCGTACGGGCCGTACGGGTTGTAGGGGGTCTCGGTGTAGCCAGGGGCTCTGAACTGGGATTTGCCGTTGAAGGCCCCAGAGTGGGTAAAGGCCGGATTGCTCATGCCCAAATTCTAGTGGAAGCCGCCCACGGAGTGATAATGCCAGCGGTCAGCCTATGGCGGAAAACGGCCGTTGCCGGGGCAGCGCGCGCTGGGCGGACCAGACGGCATCGGCTGTTCGGGAGACTTGAAGCCCGAAGCGGTTCCGGTGCCCGGCCTAACCAAGAGGCAGAAGGCCGCTGCCCAGGAATACCGCTCGGGGACGGCGGATTCGGCATTCGCCTTGATGAAATCGAAATCCATGACGAAGCCGTATGCGCGCAAGAGGACGCCAATCACACCGACAATGGCACCCAACGGGACGCCGACCACTTTGATGTCGGTGTCGAGACCCAGAGGGCTTGAGGACAGGCCCAGCCAACGCCAGAGGATGGCCGCCACCGCGTAAAGGATCATGCCGTTGAGGCCGATGAAGAAGACTTGCGTCATTCGGGCAGAGGCTCGCACCTTGCCACTGGCGAATAGCATCAGAGTGGCGGCGAACACGGCGATGGTCGCAAGCACGGCTTGCAACACCACGCCGTTCCAGTTCGCGTCGAATAGCTCTGCGATTCCTCCCACCATCAAGCCAAAACACAAGGCAAAAGCAACGATTGGAAGCGGGAGCAGTCGCGGGCTTCGAATGACCACCGTTGATAGGCCAATCGAAGCTGCCGGGCCCAGCCAAGAGACCACCGGAAACGAAGGCGTGAACAACCAACCCGCAACTGCGGCGGCGAGCAGACAGGCCGTCACAAGCACGGACTTGATCAACACATCCTCGTAGGTCATTGGCGCCGTCTGCGAGCGGTTCGGCATCGGTACCGTCGCCGTCGGCTTCTCAGCCGCCCCTATCCAATATGGGTCCGACCGGTGTGGGCGGGATCGCGGCCTTGGCG from Bifidobacteriaceae bacterium includes these protein-coding regions:
- a CDS encoding acyl-CoA carboxylase subunit beta gives rise to the protein MTATMPPRTAAAESAPGRTRKLLTAHAERMAEAVDRPEEGARAKQHARGRLTARERIAYLLDEGSFIELDALVEHQSQAFGLDGKRIPGDGVVTGYGTVDGRQVCVFAQDFTVFGGSLGEAHGAKIAKVQDMALRLGVPIIGISDGGGARIQEGVAGLTQFAEMFRRNVAASGVIPQLSLILGPSAGGAVYSPALTDFIVMAKDTSHMFITGPDVIKTVLGEDVTFEELGGAETHTTKSGVAHYAGEDEHDAIDFVRNLLSYLPPNNLTDAPSYAAPDQTVPLDPAPTADDLALDGLIPDLDNRPYDMHQVMEAVLDYGEYLELQGSYAPNVITAFGRVEGRSVGVVANQPLAMAGTLDIAASEKAARFVRTCDAFGIPVLTLVDVPGFLPGTGQEWDGIIRRGAKLIYAYAEATVPLVTVITRKAYGGAYIVMGSKKLGADINLAWPSAQIAVMGAEGAVNILHRRPLAQAAAEGREAEERARLVAEYEEALVSPYEAAKRGYLDAVIQPHQTRFQVTAALRALRTKRVATQPKKHGNEPL
- a CDS encoding Bax inhibitor-1/YccA family protein, producing MPNRSQTAPMTYEDVLIKSVLVTACLLAAAVAGWLFTPSFPVVSWLGPAASIGLSTVVIRSPRLLPLPIVAFALCFGLMVGGIAELFDANWNGVVLQAVLATIAVFAATLMLFASGKVRASARMTQVFFIGLNGMILYAVAAILWRWLGLSSSPLGLDTDIKVVGVPLGAIVGVIGVLLRAYGFVMDFDFIKANAESAVPERYSWAAAFCLLVRPGTGTASGFKSPEQPMPSGPPSARCPGNGRFPP
- a CDS encoding Bax inhibitor-1/YccA family protein; translation: MSNPAFTHSGAFNGKSQFRAPGYTETPYNPYGPYGTTASAAQLSAMYAAPSASPVDTGRMTYDDVLIKSVGMLAVMLVGATVGWLFTPAFPAMFYLCGIIGFVLGFVNALKREPSPVLITVYAICQGVFVGGVSMVYNSVWSGIVMQAVLATMAVFGITLALFASGKVRASGKFSRIVSIGLLAYLLYMLVNATLVWTGINQSMFGLDTSIEVFGIPLGAIIGPIVILMGAYCLVESFDFIKRGVESGAPAKYAWTAAFGLLLDLIFLYIQILRWLAILQRN